Proteins co-encoded in one Paracoccus aestuarii genomic window:
- a CDS encoding class I SAM-dependent methyltransferase has protein sequence MGFTPEWLALREPADQTARDPGLLARAAQAAGPKPVILDLGCGTGSTLRTLAPHLPEDARWHLVDNDPTLLDRASAEAPGRADLHRIDLRDLDALPLKGVTLVTASALLDLMPADWITRLADRLAAAGLPFYAALSYDGMMWWEPALPRDESIIRAFNDHQRGDKGLGPALGPDAAARATEIFAAAGFDVQDGPSPWRIGPGDVPLHRALIEGIAHAAAETGENMAADWGRHRAAMAGDSRCLIGHYDMLALPPGRS, from the coding sequence ATGGGCTTCACCCCCGAATGGCTGGCGCTGAGGGAACCCGCGGATCAGACGGCCCGCGACCCGGGCCTTCTGGCCCGCGCGGCCCAGGCTGCGGGGCCGAAACCCGTCATCCTGGATCTGGGCTGCGGCACCGGATCGACCCTGCGCACCTTGGCCCCGCATCTGCCCGAGGATGCGCGCTGGCATCTGGTCGACAATGACCCGACGCTGTTGGACCGCGCCTCGGCCGAGGCGCCGGGCCGGGCCGATCTGCACCGGATCGACCTGCGCGACCTGGACGCCCTGCCGCTGAAGGGCGTGACGCTGGTCACCGCATCCGCGCTGCTGGACCTGATGCCCGCCGACTGGATCACGCGCCTTGCCGACCGGCTGGCAGCGGCGGGCCTGCCGTTTTACGCGGCCCTGTCCTATGACGGGATGATGTGGTGGGAACCCGCGCTGCCGCGCGACGAATCCATCATCCGCGCCTTCAACGACCATCAGCGCGGCGACAAGGGGCTGGGCCCCGCGCTCGGGCCCGATGCCGCGGCCCGCGCGACCGAGATCTTCGCCGCCGCGGGGTTCGACGTGCAGGACGGCCCCAGCCCGTGGCGCATCGGTCCGGGTGACGTGCCGCTGCACCGCGCCCTGATCGAGGGCATCGCCCATGCCGCCGCCGAGACGGGCGAGAACATGGCCGCCGATTGGGGCCGCCACCGCGCCGCCATGGCCGGCGACAGCCGCTGCCTGATCGGCCATTACGACATGCTTGCCCTGCCCCCCGGCAGGTCGTGA
- a CDS encoding zinc-dependent alcohol dehydrogenase: MTAQALWCIDPDTARIEPGAEGQGIAVRTLFSGISRGTERLVASGRVPEAEAHRMRAPFQEGDFPFPVKYGYAAVGRAEDGDLAGRTVFALFPHQDRFRLPADALIPLPEGLAPERAVLAANMETALNILWDSGAGAGDRVAVIGGGLVGLLTAWLAARLPGAEVTVIDIQPERRALAEALGCAFALPDQAQPCQDCVIHTSATDQGLALAIRIAGTQSTITEASWHGEGRSAIPLGGAFHSQRLRIVGSQVGSIPPDRAPRWTYRRRLSKALELLRDDRLDALISGETAFADLPAAYGRILADPATLCHRIRY; the protein is encoded by the coding sequence ATGACCGCTCAGGCGCTGTGGTGCATCGACCCTGACACGGCCCGGATCGAACCCGGCGCCGAGGGTCAGGGCATCGCGGTCCGCACGCTGTTTTCCGGCATCAGCCGGGGGACGGAACGGCTGGTCGCCTCGGGCCGCGTCCCGGAGGCGGAGGCGCATCGCATGCGCGCCCCCTTTCAGGAGGGGGATTTCCCCTTTCCGGTGAAATACGGCTATGCCGCCGTGGGCCGGGCCGAGGATGGCGATCTGGCCGGGCGGACGGTCTTTGCGCTGTTTCCCCATCAGGACCGGTTCCGCCTGCCCGCCGATGCGCTGATCCCCCTGCCCGAGGGGCTGGCGCCCGAACGCGCCGTCCTGGCCGCGAATATGGAAACCGCGCTGAACATCCTGTGGGACAGCGGTGCGGGTGCGGGCGACCGCGTGGCGGTGATCGGCGGCGGGCTGGTCGGCCTGCTGACCGCATGGCTGGCCGCGCGCTTGCCGGGGGCCGAGGTCACCGTGATCGACATCCAGCCCGAACGCCGCGCCTTGGCCGAGGCTCTGGGCTGCGCCTTCGCGCTGCCCGATCAGGCGCAGCCCTGCCAGGATTGCGTCATCCATACCAGCGCCACCGATCAGGGCCTGGCCTTGGCCATCAGAATCGCCGGCACCCAATCCACGATCACCGAGGCCAGCTGGCATGGCGAGGGCCGCAGCGCCATCCCCCTGGGCGGCGCCTTTCACAGCCAGCGCCTGCGCATCGTCGGGTCGCAGGTGGGGTCCATCCCGCCCGATCGCGCGCCGCGCTGGACCTATCGCCGCCGCCTGTCCAAGGCGTTGGAGCTGCTGCGTGACGACCGCCTGGATGCGCTGATCTCGGGCGAGACCGCCTTTGCCGACCTGCCCGCCGCCTATGGCCGGATCCTGGCCGATCCGGCGACGCTCTGCCACCGCATCCGCTACTGA
- the ribA gene encoding GTP cyclohydrolase II translates to MRVFPPISPSSPSVSQAHDPLALRKSERVARMISDLRLGLPVALIGGPQPALVYPVETMSPERFAALGPDRVLVLTGRRAESLRQSGMPEVALFPVPADARMDWVQALADPSRRMPGSAALPPAPQSDPTAVHRAAIRLVKAAELVPAALVVTGPDVIDVALRHDLGILSADDVLAQLLLARDPQPVSDARVPMLAARNGRLHVFRAKDGGPEHYAVEIGQPDRDQPVLVRLHSACFTGDVLGSLKCDCGPQLQAALRAMESHGTGVLLYLNQEGRGIGLANKMRAYSLQDQGLDTVEANHRLGFEDDERDFRTGAALLRQMGIGRVRLMTNNPAKIARLDSEGIEVVERVSLQVGRGPDNTRYLDTKARKSGHLLA, encoded by the coding sequence ATGCGCGTGTTTCCCCCGATCTCTCCGTCTTCGCCTTCCGTCTCGCAAGCCCATGATCCGCTGGCGCTGCGCAAATCCGAACGGGTGGCGCGGATGATATCCGACCTGCGGCTCGGCCTGCCGGTCGCGCTGATCGGCGGTCCCCAGCCCGCCCTGGTCTATCCGGTCGAGACGATGTCGCCCGAACGCTTCGCGGCATTGGGACCGGACCGGGTGCTGGTCCTGACGGGGCGGCGCGCGGAATCGCTGCGCCAGTCCGGCATGCCCGAGGTCGCGCTGTTCCCCGTTCCCGCCGATGCCCGCATGGATTGGGTCCAGGCCTTGGCCGATCCGTCGCGCAGGATGCCCGGCTCGGCCGCCCTGCCCCCCGCACCGCAAAGCGATCCGACCGCCGTGCACCGCGCCGCCATCCGCCTGGTGAAGGCAGCCGAGCTGGTCCCCGCCGCGCTGGTCGTCACCGGCCCCGACGTGATCGACGTGGCGCTGCGCCATGATCTGGGGATCCTGTCGGCAGATGACGTTCTGGCGCAGCTGCTGCTGGCGCGCGATCCGCAGCCGGTCTCCGATGCGCGGGTGCCGATGCTGGCGGCGCGCAACGGGCGGCTGCATGTCTTTCGCGCCAAGGATGGCGGCCCCGAACATTACGCGGTCGAGATCGGCCAGCCCGACCGCGACCAGCCTGTGCTGGTCCGCCTGCATTCCGCCTGTTTCACCGGCGACGTGCTGGGCAGCCTGAAATGCGATTGCGGTCCCCAGCTGCAGGCCGCCCTGCGTGCGATGGAATCCCATGGCACCGGCGTCCTGCTCTATCTGAACCAGGAAGGGCGCGGCATCGGGCTGGCCAACAAGATGCGCGCCTACAGCCTGCAGGATCAGGGGCTGGACACGGTCGAGGCGAACCACCGCTTGGGCTTCGAGGATGACGAGCGCGATTTCCGCACCGGCGCCGCCCTGCTGCGCCAGATGGGGATCGGCCGCGTCCGGTTGATGACGAACAACCCCGCCAAGATTGCCCGCCTGGACAGCGAGGGCATCGAGGTGGTCGAACGCGTCTCGCTGCAGGTCGGGCGCGGGCCGGACAACACCCGCTATCTGGACACCAAGGCGCGCAAGTCGGGGCATCTGCTGGCATGA
- a CDS encoding CaiB/BaiF CoA transferase family protein: protein MPEAPLAGLRVVELARILAGPWIGQTLADLGAEVIKVESPEGDDTRRWGPPFIDRPRADGTVETVAAYFHAANRGKTSVICDFTDAQDLARLHRLIDDADVVIENFKAGGLARFGLDYPSVSARNPGLVYASVTGFGQTGPRASQPGYDFMIQGLSGVMELTGEPSGDPQKVGIAWIDIFTGLYGVIGIQAALAERARSGLGQQVDMALFDCALGVLANQGANHLLGAQEPQRLGNAHPNIVPYQVFPAQDGHLIVACGNDRQFRALCDVLDLGELGADPDYATNPQRVAARDTVCGPLARATAGWGRDTLIAALTAAGVPAGPINRVSEALADPQARARGMVIAPEGIAGLRSPVTLSRSPTLSDRAAPALGQGDWRFSPRR, encoded by the coding sequence TTGCCTGAGGCGCCCTTGGCCGGGCTGCGCGTCGTCGAGCTGGCGCGCATCCTGGCCGGTCCCTGGATCGGCCAGACCCTGGCCGATCTGGGGGCCGAGGTCATCAAGGTCGAATCCCCCGAAGGCGACGACACCCGAAGGTGGGGCCCGCCGTTCATCGACCGCCCCCGCGCGGATGGCACGGTGGAGACCGTCGCCGCCTATTTTCACGCGGCCAATCGCGGCAAGACCAGTGTGATCTGCGATTTCACCGATGCGCAGGACCTGGCGCGGCTGCATCGGCTGATCGACGATGCGGATGTGGTGATCGAGAATTTCAAGGCCGGGGGACTGGCGCGGTTCGGGCTGGATTACCCTTCGGTCTCGGCGCGCAATCCGGGGCTGGTCTATGCCTCGGTCACGGGTTTCGGGCAGACCGGGCCGCGGGCCAGCCAGCCGGGATATGATTTCATGATCCAAGGCCTCTCCGGGGTGATGGAGCTGACGGGCGAGCCTTCGGGCGATCCGCAGAAGGTCGGCATCGCCTGGATCGACATCTTCACCGGGCTTTACGGCGTGATCGGCATCCAGGCCGCGCTGGCCGAACGGGCGCGGTCGGGCCTGGGCCAGCAGGTCGATATGGCGCTGTTCGACTGCGCGCTCGGGGTGCTGGCCAATCAGGGCGCCAATCACCTGCTGGGCGCGCAGGAGCCGCAGCGTTTGGGCAATGCGCATCCCAATATCGTGCCCTATCAGGTCTTTCCGGCGCAGGACGGGCATCTGATCGTCGCCTGCGGCAATGACCGCCAGTTCCGCGCGCTGTGTGATGTGCTGGATCTGGGGGAACTGGGCGCGGATCCGGATTACGCGACCAATCCGCAGCGGGTGGCGGCGCGGGATACGGTCTGCGGGCCCTTGGCGCGGGCGACGGCGGGCTGGGGGCGCGATACGCTGATCGCGGCGCTGACCGCGGCGGGCGTGCCTGCGGGGCCGATCAACCGCGTGTCCGAGGCTTTGGCCGACCCCCAGGCCCGGGCCCGCGGCATGGTCATCGCGCCCGAGGGCATCGCGGGGCTGCGCAGCCCCGTCACCCTGTCGCGCAGCCCGACCCTGTCGGATCGCGCCGCCCCTGCCTTGGGGCAGGGGGATTGGCGCTTCAGCCCGCGGCGGTGA
- a CDS encoding FkbM family methyltransferase: protein MQMRAWAGLMRSLAIYYNPLRRRQLRSFYADLLEPGDLCFDIGAHVGSRARAMRAAGARVVAFEPQEPFAGFLRRSLPRDIVLEEMAVGPAEAEARMAVSSLHPTVSSLSTSFAAEAADAPGFGHVRWDRSQQVRMTTMDAQIARHGLPDFVKIDVEGFELDVLSGLGQPVPMLSVEYLPAFRNRTIAVIDRLEDLGPYRFNPVTGEAGGFLWDDWRSADEARAWLSALPANGGSGDLYARLD from the coding sequence ATGCAGATGCGTGCCTGGGCGGGGCTGATGCGGTCGCTGGCCATCTATTACAACCCGCTGCGCCGGCGGCAGTTGCGCAGCTTCTATGCCGATCTGCTGGAACCGGGGGATCTGTGCTTCGACATCGGCGCCCATGTGGGCAGCCGGGCGCGGGCGATGCGGGCGGCGGGGGCGCGGGTCGTGGCCTTCGAGCCGCAGGAACCCTTTGCGGGTTTCCTGCGCCGTAGCCTGCCCCGCGATATCGTCTTGGAGGAGATGGCCGTCGGCCCCGCCGAGGCCGAGGCCCGCATGGCCGTGTCCTCGCTGCATCCGACGGTCTCCTCGCTCAGCACCAGCTTCGCGGCCGAGGCGGCGGATGCGCCGGGCTTCGGCCATGTGAGATGGGACCGCAGCCAGCAGGTCCGCATGACCACGATGGATGCCCAGATCGCGCGCCACGGCCTGCCCGATTTCGTCAAGATCGATGTCGAGGGGTTCGAACTGGACGTGCTGTCCGGCCTGGGCCAGCCGGTGCCGATGCTGTCGGTGGAATATCTGCCCGCCTTCCGAAACCGCACCATCGCCGTGATCGACCGGCTGGAGGATCTGGGCCCCTACCGCTTCAACCCGGTCACGGGCGAGGCGGGGGGCTTTCTGTGGGACGACTGGCGCAGCGCCGACGAGGCGCGGGCCTGGCTGTCGGCGCTGCCGGCGAACGGGGGGTCGGGCGACCTCTATGCGCGGCTGGACTGA
- a CDS encoding acyl-CoA dehydrogenase, whose product MQESDAMLDKTGTDHKGATFAWEDPFLLDDQLEEDERMIRDTAASFAADKLAPRVTDAYLSEQTDPEIFAEMGASGLLGVTVPEEYGGVGAGYVAYGLVAREVERIDSGYRSMMSVQSSLVMYPIQAYGSEEQRRKYLPKLASGEWIGCFGLTEPDAGSDPAGMKTRATKTEGGYVLNGSKMWISNSPIADVFVVWAKSDAHDGKIRGFVLEKGMKGLSAPKIGGKLSLRASITGEIVMENVEVGEDALLPNVSGMSGPFGCLNRARYGISWGVMGAAEDCWFRAHRYGMDRKQFNRPLAATQLFQKKLADMQTEIALGLQASLRVGRLMDQGRFAPEMISIIKRNNCGKALDIARMARDMHGGNGIQAEYHVMRHAQNLETVNTYEGTHDVHALILGRAQTGLQAFA is encoded by the coding sequence ATGCAGGAGAGCGACGCCATGCTGGACAAGACCGGAACCGACCACAAGGGCGCCACCTTCGCGTGGGAGGACCCCTTCCTGCTGGACGACCAGCTGGAGGAGGACGAGCGCATGATCCGCGACACCGCCGCATCCTTTGCCGCCGACAAGCTGGCCCCGCGCGTGACCGATGCCTATCTGTCCGAACAGACCGATCCCGAGATATTCGCCGAGATGGGCGCCAGCGGTCTGCTGGGCGTCACCGTCCCCGAGGAATATGGCGGGGTGGGCGCGGGCTATGTCGCCTATGGCCTGGTCGCGCGCGAGGTCGAGCGCATTGACAGCGGCTATCGCAGCATGATGTCGGTCCAGTCCAGCCTGGTCATGTATCCGATCCAGGCCTATGGCTCCGAGGAGCAGCGCCGGAAATACCTGCCCAAGCTGGCATCGGGCGAATGGATCGGCTGTTTCGGCCTGACCGAACCCGATGCCGGGTCCGACCCCGCGGGCATGAAGACCCGCGCGACGAAGACCGAGGGCGGCTATGTGCTGAACGGGTCCAAGATGTGGATCTCGAACAGCCCGATCGCGGATGTCTTCGTGGTCTGGGCGAAATCGGACGCCCATGACGGCAAGATCCGCGGCTTCGTGCTGGAAAAGGGCATGAAGGGCCTCAGCGCGCCCAAGATCGGCGGCAAGCTGTCGCTCCGCGCCTCGATCACCGGCGAGATCGTCATGGAGAATGTCGAGGTCGGCGAGGATGCGTTGCTGCCCAATGTCAGCGGCATGTCCGGCCCCTTTGGCTGTCTGAACCGCGCGCGCTATGGCATCAGCTGGGGCGTGATGGGGGCGGCCGAGGATTGCTGGTTCCGCGCCCATCGCTATGGCATGGACCGCAAGCAGTTCAACCGCCCCCTTGCCGCCACGCAGCTGTTCCAGAAGAAGCTGGCCGACATGCAGACCGAGATCGCCCTGGGCCTGCAGGCGTCCTTGCGCGTCGGTCGCCTGATGGATCAGGGCCGTTTCGCGCCCGAGATGATCTCGATCATCAAGCGCAACAATTGCGGCAAGGCACTGGATATCGCCCGGATGGCCCGCGACATGCATGGCGGCAACGGCATCCAGGCCGAATATCACGTCATGCGCCACGCCCAGAACCTGGAGACGGTGAACACCTACGAGGGGACGCATGACGTCCATGCCCTGATCCTGGGCCGCGCGCAGACCGGGCTGCAGGCCTTTGCCTGA
- a CDS encoding efflux RND transporter periplasmic adaptor subunit has product MRILKAAIAAIVIIGAAVLGLTMADRLLAPEPAQAARGGGGAGGGGPVPVETVAVEPARFVDSVRAVGTARARSAVDLMPEAGGRITRIAFQPGDRVERDQVLLELDDRAEQADLMAAEATLAEADAALERQEQLNRSGSVSDAAFQTARAAQLRAQADRDRARLALDDRRLRAPFAGVVGLTDLVEGQMLDPGTPIATLDDLSVIEVDFAVPETLLPRLSQGQPVALRSSAWPGRDFQARITRVDTRVDAATRSIALRAEMPNDDGALAGGMFLQVELVLDERDRPAVPESALSVEGDTHRVLVVRGDEAQWAEIRIGQQLDGRVEVLEGVEIGTQIIVSNLHRVQPGTPVAPSPRADRTAEAPRPEADG; this is encoded by the coding sequence ATGCGCATCCTCAAGGCCGCGATCGCCGCGATCGTCATCATCGGTGCCGCGGTGCTGGGCCTGACCATGGCCGACCGCCTGCTGGCCCCCGAACCCGCCCAGGCCGCCCGCGGCGGCGGTGGGGCTGGCGGCGGCGGCCCGGTGCCGGTCGAGACCGTCGCGGTCGAACCCGCCCGCTTCGTGGACAGCGTGCGCGCCGTGGGCACCGCGCGGGCCCGCAGCGCCGTCGATCTGATGCCCGAGGCCGGGGGCCGGATCACCCGCATCGCCTTTCAGCCCGGCGACCGGGTCGAACGCGACCAGGTCCTGCTGGAACTGGACGACCGCGCCGAACAGGCCGACCTGATGGCGGCCGAGGCGACCTTGGCCGAGGCCGATGCCGCCTTGGAGCGCCAGGAACAGCTGAACCGCAGCGGCAGCGTTTCGGACGCGGCCTTCCAGACCGCGCGCGCCGCCCAGCTGCGCGCCCAGGCCGATCGCGACCGCGCGCGGCTGGCCTTGGACGACCGGCGGCTGCGCGCGCCCTTTGCCGGGGTGGTCGGGCTGACCGACCTGGTCGAGGGCCAGATGCTGGACCCCGGCACCCCCATCGCCACCTTGGACGACCTGTCGGTGATCGAGGTCGATTTCGCCGTCCCCGAGACCCTGCTGCCGCGCCTGTCGCAGGGCCAGCCGGTGGCGCTGCGATCCTCGGCCTGGCCGGGGCGCGATTTCCAGGCGCGGATCACCCGCGTCGATACCCGCGTCGATGCCGCCACCCGGTCCATCGCGCTGCGGGCGGAAATGCCCAATGACGACGGCGCCCTGGCCGGCGGCATGTTCCTGCAGGTGGAGTTGGTGCTGGACGAACGCGACCGCCCCGCCGTCCCCGAATCCGCGCTCAGCGTCGAGGGCGACACCCATCGCGTGCTGGTCGTCCGGGGCGACGAAGCGCAATGGGCCGAAATCCGCATCGGCCAGCAGCTGGACGGCCGGGTCGAGGTGCTGGAGGGGGTCGAGATCGGCACCCAGATCATCGTCTCGAACCTGCATCGCGTCCAGCCCGGCACCCCCGTCGCCCCCAGCCCCCGCGCCGACCGCACCGCCGAGGCGCCCAGGCCGGAGGCGGATGGATGA
- a CDS encoding RibD family protein: protein MQMVEVTPRVWDRILAVRAGLSCACCGTFTGPERAALDLYGPVARRDLAPVTVAQIGQSLDGRVATASGDARDVSGPEGLAHLHRLRALVDGVVIGVGTALHDDPRLTVRLCAGPNPARIVIDPRGRLPDDAPMLTADGTRRIIVTATPRPRAPGIEVLHLPATDGRLDPAQVLEGLRGLGLGPLLIEGGGITITGFLEAGLLDRLQVSVAPLIIGSGPQGLTSLNPVDRLKDALRPEARIFGLGSDIVFDCALGPQAHQAIMPLHDRQPVTRITAAG from the coding sequence ATGCAGATGGTCGAAGTCACCCCCCGGGTCTGGGATCGCATCCTGGCGGTGCGCGCAGGCCTGTCCTGCGCCTGCTGCGGCACCTTCACGGGGCCGGAACGCGCGGCGCTGGACCTTTACGGCCCGGTCGCGCGGCGCGATCTGGCGCCGGTGACGGTGGCCCAGATCGGCCAGTCGCTGGACGGGCGCGTGGCCACGGCATCGGGCGATGCGCGCGACGTGTCGGGCCCCGAAGGGCTGGCCCATCTGCACCGGCTGCGGGCCTTGGTGGATGGGGTGGTGATCGGCGTGGGCACCGCGCTGCATGACGATCCGCGCCTGACGGTGCGGCTCTGCGCGGGGCCGAACCCCGCGCGCATCGTCATCGACCCGCGCGGCCGCCTGCCCGATGACGCGCCGATGCTGACAGCCGACGGCACGCGGCGGATCATCGTGACCGCGACCCCCCGCCCCCGCGCCCCGGGGATCGAGGTGCTGCACCTGCCCGCCACCGACGGCCGCCTGGACCCCGCCCAGGTGCTGGAGGGGCTGCGCGGCCTCGGCCTCGGGCCCCTGCTGATCGAGGGTGGCGGCATCACCATCACCGGGTTCCTGGAGGCGGGCCTGCTGGACCGGCTGCAGGTCTCGGTCGCGCCGCTGATCATCGGGTCGGGACCGCAGGGCCTGACCAGCCTGAACCCGGTCGATCGGCTGAAGGACGCGCTGCGCCCGGAGGCCCGGATCTTTGGCCTGGGCAGCGACATCGTCTTCGACTGCGCCCTGGGTCCGCAGGCGCATCAGGCGATCATGCCGCTGCATGACCGTCAGCCGGTGACGCGGATCACCGCCGCGGGCTGA
- a CDS encoding 6-pyruvoyl trahydropterin synthase family protein — MFAVEVRDHIMIAHSFPSPTFGPAQGVHGATFTVDCAFFAREMDDESLVVDIGLATEALADTLAPLRYKNLDDIEEFKGRMTTTEFLCKHIFDRMAAKVRAGDLKDGGRVCKLRVLLHESHMARAWFEGDI, encoded by the coding sequence ATGTTCGCCGTCGAAGTCCGAGACCATATCATGATTGCCCATTCCTTCCCCTCGCCGACCTTCGGTCCGGCCCAGGGGGTGCATGGGGCGACCTTCACGGTCGACTGCGCCTTCTTCGCGCGCGAGATGGACGATGAAAGCCTGGTGGTCGATATCGGCCTGGCGACCGAGGCCTTGGCCGACACGCTGGCACCGCTGCGCTACAAGAACCTGGACGACATCGAGGAATTCAAGGGCCGGATGACCACGACCGAATTCCTCTGCAAGCACATCTTCGACCGGATGGCGGCCAAGGTCCGGGCGGGCGATCTGAAGGATGGCGGCCGGGTCTGCAAGCTGCGGGTGCTGCTGCATGAAAGCCATATGGCCCGCGCCTGGTTCGAGGGGGACATCTGA
- a CDS encoding inositol monophosphatase family protein, with amino-acid sequence MTLAQDLTLAVDAARAAGDLLLDHWADRDALAIDAKRPGDYVSQADHRAEALLRDRLLGGPPGDGWLGEESDARPGTRRWIVDPLDGTTNFLRGIGHWAVSVALEDAGRLVLGVVHDPLRAETFSAMAGGGLRLNDAGLLPAQPPGFDAALWGTGMPFGDMPHIDDHAADLARMLPGTAGVRRMGAAALDLAYVAAGRLDGFWERRLRPWDIAAGLVLLREAGIRVEGWTPDERPEETGTVIAAPPALFDTFAGRLRAPGQSSRA; translated from the coding sequence ATGACCCTTGCCCAAGATCTGACCCTTGCCGTCGACGCGGCCCGCGCGGCGGGCGACCTGCTGCTGGACCATTGGGCCGACCGCGACGCGCTGGCCATCGATGCCAAGCGTCCGGGCGACTATGTCTCGCAGGCCGATCACCGGGCCGAGGCGCTGCTGCGCGACCGCCTGCTGGGCGGGCCGCCCGGCGATGGCTGGCTGGGCGAGGAATCCGACGCCCGCCCCGGCACCCGCCGCTGGATCGTCGATCCGCTGGACGGGACCACGAACTTCCTGCGCGGGATCGGGCATTGGGCGGTCTCGGTCGCGCTGGAGGATGCGGGCCGGCTGGTCCTGGGCGTGGTCCATGACCCGCTGCGGGCCGAGACGTTTTCCGCCATGGCGGGGGGCGGGCTGCGACTGAACGACGCGGGGCTGCTGCCTGCCCAACCGCCGGGCTTCGATGCCGCGCTGTGGGGCACGGGGATGCCCTTCGGCGACATGCCCCATATCGACGACCATGCGGCGGACCTAGCGCGGATGCTGCCCGGCACGGCGGGGGTGCGGCGGATGGGGGCGGCGGCGCTGGATCTGGCCTATGTCGCGGCGGGGCGGCTGGACGGGTTCTGGGAACGCCGCCTGCGCCCGTGGGACATCGCCGCAGGCCTGGTCCTGCTGCGCGAGGCGGGCATCCGCGTCGAGGGCTGGACCCCCGACGAACGCCCCGAGGAGACCGGCACCGTCATCGCCGCCCCCCCGGCGCTGTTCGATACCTTCGCGGGGCGGCTGCGCGCGCCCGGTCAGTCCAGCCGCGCATAG
- a CDS encoding LysR substrate-binding domain-containing protein, protein MRQRRFLPSLSQLIAFEAVMRHRSVTAAADELHLTQSTVSRLVASLERQLGRDLFLRQRRRLIPNAEALVYGASVTQALDQIQRASMAVVANPGGGALSLSVLPTFATRWLAPRLGQFLASNPGISVNLSTKIQRFSFASEAFDAVIYFGAEDWPEAHHVKLFDERLTACASPDFLARHPIARADDMAGLPMLQLETRPFGWQAWFAAQGATGVPVSGMVMDQFSMMIQAAIAGLGVALLPSYLARPEIADGRLAPTLRAEVPGDGAYWLAWPDRRQGDPAFTRFRTWLEAEVARDHPHA, encoded by the coding sequence ATGCGTCAAAGACGGTTCCTGCCCAGCCTGTCCCAACTGATCGCCTTCGAGGCGGTCATGCGGCACCGTTCGGTCACCGCCGCCGCGGACGAGCTGCACCTGACCCAGAGCACCGTCAGCCGGCTGGTCGCGTCGCTGGAACGCCAGCTGGGGCGCGACCTGTTCCTGCGACAGCGCCGCCGCCTGATCCCCAATGCCGAGGCGCTGGTCTATGGCGCCTCCGTCACGCAGGCGCTGGACCAGATCCAGCGCGCCAGCATGGCGGTGGTCGCCAATCCGGGCGGCGGGGCGCTGTCGCTGTCGGTCCTGCCGACCTTTGCCACGCGCTGGCTGGCGCCCAGGCTGGGTCAGTTCCTGGCCAGCAATCCGGGCATCTCGGTCAATCTGTCGACCAAGATCCAGCGCTTCAGCTTTGCCAGCGAAGCCTTTGACGCGGTGATCTATTTCGGGGCCGAGGATTGGCCCGAGGCGCATCACGTCAAGCTGTTCGACGAAAGGCTGACGGCCTGCGCATCGCCCGATTTCCTGGCCCGCCACCCGATCGCGCGGGCCGATGACATGGCCGGCCTGCCGATGCTGCAGCTGGAGACGCGGCCCTTCGGCTGGCAGGCCTGGTTCGCGGCCCAAGGCGCGACCGGGGTGCCGGTCTCGGGGATGGTGATGGACCAGTTCTCGATGATGATCCAGGCGGCGATCGCGGGCCTGGGCGTCGCGCTGCTGCCCAGCTATCTGGCCCGGCCCGAGATCGCGGATGGCCGCCTGGCCCCCACTCTGCGGGCCGAGGTGCCGGGCGACGGGGCCTATTGGCTGGCCTGGCCCGACCGGCGGCAGGGCGATCCGGCCTTCACCCGCTTTCGCACCTGGCTGGAGGCCGAGGTCGCCCGCGACCACCCCCACGCCTAG
- a CDS encoding DUF2141 domain-containing protein: MRNWLIIGTVLAAGTAQAGVIEVAITGIPDDRGQVLCSLHAQPEGFPERAAVSDTVAVPRAGQAMCRFDGVAPGTYAVAVLHDGNANGRLDVNALGYPVESWGISAGPAPRFRAPRFDEASFRMGDRPMRLNVRLRR, encoded by the coding sequence ATGCGCAATTGGCTGATCATCGGGACCGTGCTGGCCGCGGGCACCGCCCAGGCCGGGGTGATCGAGGTCGCGATCACGGGCATTCCCGACGATCGCGGCCAGGTACTCTGCAGCCTGCATGCCCAGCCCGAGGGCTTTCCCGAACGGGCCGCCGTCTCGGATACGGTGGCGGTGCCGCGGGCCGGGCAGGCGATGTGCCGCTTTGACGGGGTGGCGCCGGGGACCTATGCGGTCGCGGTGCTGCATGACGGCAATGCCAATGGGCGGCTGGACGTGAACGCCTTGGGCTATCCGGTGGAATCCTGGGGGATCTCGGCCGGGCCTGCGCCGCGCTTTCGGGCGCCGCGCTTCGACGAGGCCTCGTTCCGCATGGGGGATCGGCCCATGCGCCTGAATGTCAGGCTGCGCCGCTAG